The following coding sequences are from one Granulicella sp. L56 window:
- a CDS encoding two-component regulator propeller domain-containing protein produces the protein MWTADNGLPRNGVRGVTQTPDGYLWISTLDGLVRFDGIGFTVFNKGNSPGIISNRFTVIERGRDGDLWVVYESGGLLRYHDGHFRTYDTKDGIPGSVVSTVTSDSSGHVWILSRGQIAQWNEKADRFELSSDLNKRIYGPLVWDETGFVAYDKAKIYCFSRGHYEVYQLPLRIRGKVISQVGLDQDRTAWVNMSDGELIRLGAGDPFQPHELAPQKQVSCRGPDGKTWIFSPTLEMNRSIVTAPGREHLNLTFRYAFPDNQGNLWLATEEGLYRIQDQVIRVLSTDHGLQDQDVYPVYQDRSGAVWMGVWHKGLSRFQNGKFQTFGVAEGLPSPLVTSLYQDGGGRIWIATHGGLTTYQNGHFSNAGVPSFPDDVVQAIYQDRTGTMWFGRRSGVSSLKNNILKPFPARDETAPRDVHVIAETPNGDLWVGGVNGLFQLHEGRAIHWSESEGLGSNNIWSLHADCDGTLWIGTFDGGLARLKNGHVTRYTTANGLFNDGVFQILDDDLGNLWMSCDLGIYRVNKRELIDMAEGKLTSISSIAFGKADGLRTLDSNGGVSPAGTRASDGTLWFPTQDGVAIVDPRKVSIDLRTPRISIESATLDWLSVPVNAPIPIPPSKYNLQIHYTAPDFARPNQLRFRYKLVGLDQDWTEAGFHRFASYTHLPPGHYQFIVSVKNADGSWSAPSKILPVDVFASFYKTKWFELLVLSTIAVIAIAVWRYRLSELKAKSALQLDFLQQLITSQEDERQRIARELHDSLGQRLVIINSSAKLALRFRGNSVKSDESIFEEISSEAIAGLEDTRSIAYDLRPSHLDRLGLTQSIYYLVQKASAASNMSIIAKLENIDDLLPPDQWINLYRIVQEAVGNAIKYSSASTATVCIEKNNKQTVMTIEDDGVGFEVDGNINKAGRMGMGLRGMAERAALIGSEFAIRSAPGKGTVITLQINTIPKV, from the coding sequence GTGTGGACGGCGGACAACGGCCTTCCCCGGAATGGTGTTCGAGGAGTTACGCAGACGCCAGACGGCTATCTTTGGATTTCTACTTTAGACGGTCTCGTCCGTTTTGACGGTATAGGCTTTACCGTTTTCAATAAGGGCAATTCTCCCGGTATTATCTCCAATCGCTTCACTGTTATCGAACGTGGACGTGACGGCGATCTATGGGTCGTCTATGAAAGTGGCGGCCTGCTGCGCTACCACGACGGACATTTTCGGACATATGACACGAAGGATGGTATCCCCGGGAGTGTGGTGAGCACGGTTACGTCTGATAGTTCAGGGCACGTCTGGATCCTCTCCCGAGGCCAAATCGCACAGTGGAACGAGAAGGCAGACCGATTTGAACTGTCCTCCGACCTCAATAAACGCATATACGGCCCCTTGGTATGGGATGAGACCGGCTTTGTCGCCTACGACAAAGCGAAAATTTATTGCTTTTCCAGAGGACATTATGAGGTCTATCAGCTTCCACTGCGAATTCGAGGCAAGGTCATTTCGCAAGTAGGCCTGGATCAGGATCGCACCGCTTGGGTCAATATGAGCGATGGTGAGCTGATTCGACTCGGTGCTGGAGATCCATTTCAGCCTCACGAACTGGCTCCGCAAAAGCAAGTTTCCTGTCGTGGTCCCGATGGAAAAACCTGGATTTTCAGTCCAACTCTAGAAATGAATCGGTCGATCGTTACTGCTCCTGGTCGCGAACATCTCAATCTCACCTTCAGATACGCCTTCCCCGATAATCAGGGAAATCTTTGGCTTGCGACTGAGGAGGGTCTCTATCGGATTCAGGACCAGGTCATCAGAGTCTTATCGACCGACCATGGGCTGCAAGATCAGGACGTATATCCCGTCTACCAAGACCGTTCTGGGGCTGTGTGGATGGGTGTGTGGCACAAGGGGCTCAGTCGATTTCAAAATGGCAAATTCCAAACTTTTGGCGTAGCTGAGGGGCTACCCTCTCCTCTTGTTACTTCGCTGTATCAGGATGGCGGCGGACGGATCTGGATCGCAACTCATGGTGGCCTGACAACATATCAGAACGGTCATTTTTCCAATGCCGGAGTTCCGTCCTTCCCCGACGATGTCGTGCAAGCTATTTATCAAGATCGAACCGGAACCATGTGGTTTGGAAGGCGCTCCGGCGTGTCCAGTTTGAAAAATAATATCCTGAAGCCTTTTCCGGCCAGAGATGAAACCGCGCCTCGCGACGTTCATGTCATCGCAGAAACTCCAAATGGCGATCTATGGGTTGGAGGAGTAAATGGTCTATTTCAGCTTCATGAGGGCAGAGCAATCCATTGGTCGGAGTCCGAGGGCCTCGGAAGCAATAACATTTGGTCTCTTCATGCCGACTGTGACGGAACACTTTGGATCGGAACTTTTGACGGTGGTTTGGCACGTTTGAAAAACGGGCACGTTACTCGATACACAACGGCGAACGGCCTTTTCAATGATGGGGTGTTTCAGATTCTGGATGACGATCTGGGCAACCTGTGGATGAGCTGCGACCTCGGGATCTATCGCGTGAATAAACGCGAGCTGATTGATATGGCCGAAGGCAAGCTTACATCAATCTCGTCAATTGCATTTGGAAAGGCAGACGGGCTTCGTACGCTTGACTCGAATGGAGGTGTATCACCCGCAGGAACGAGAGCGAGTGACGGCACATTATGGTTTCCCACACAAGATGGCGTAGCTATCGTCGATCCAAGGAAGGTGTCAATCGACTTAAGAACTCCCCGGATTTCAATCGAATCTGCAACGCTCGATTGGCTTTCAGTGCCGGTGAATGCTCCAATTCCTATTCCTCCTTCGAAATACAACCTTCAGATTCACTACACAGCTCCAGATTTTGCAAGGCCAAACCAATTGCGCTTTCGGTATAAGTTGGTAGGACTCGATCAAGATTGGACTGAAGCCGGTTTTCATCGCTTTGCCTCATACACTCATCTTCCCCCTGGTCACTATCAATTCATTGTCTCTGTCAAAAATGCGGACGGCAGCTGGTCTGCGCCGAGCAAAATTCTGCCCGTTGACGTGTTTGCCTCCTTCTATAAAACAAAGTGGTTTGAACTCCTAGTCCTTTCTACAATTGCGGTAATTGCAATAGCTGTGTGGCGTTATCGGCTCAGTGAGCTAAAGGCTAAAAGCGCTCTTCAACTCGACTTTCTTCAGCAACTCATTACCTCGCAGGAGGATGAACGACAGAGGATCGCAAGGGAACTGCACGATAGCTTGGGGCAGCGGCTCGTCATTATTAACAGTTCTGCAAAGCTCGCTCTTCGCTTTAGAGGCAATTCGGTTAAGAGCGACGAATCGATATTTGAGGAGATCAGCTCTGAAGCTATAGCTGGTCTAGAAGACACACGTTCGATTGCGTATGACCTCCGGCCGTCACACTTGGATCGCCTGGGACTTACACAAAGCATCTATTATCTGGTGCAGAAGGCGTCCGCTGCCTCCAATATGTCGATTATCGCCAAGCTGGAAAACATCGACGATCTGCTGCCTCCTGATCAATGGATTAATCTCTATCGAATTGTGCAAGAAGCGGTCGGTAATGCCATCAAGTACTCGTCGGCCAGTACGGCTACTGTTTGCATTGAGAAGAACAACAAACAGACAGTCATGACGATCGAAGACGATGGAGTCGGTTTTGAGGTGGACGGAAACATTAATAAGGCGGGGCGGATGGGGATGGGCCTTCGGGGAATGGCAGAACGAGCAGCTCTGATCGGAAGCGAGTTCGCGATCAGATCCGCTCCAGGCAAGGGTACTGTCATAACCTTGCAAATCAATACTATACCGAAAGTTTGA
- a CDS encoding Ig-like domain-containing protein, which yields MQIQSRFYFIATILATLAFGAVGTSQTVPANPNQTPAGFSPVFAGKFFQNPKTGSHLSANTISIDADSGTPTRGQTFTLHLPSDAVIGSLKVILNGHDISDRFRGTSSILSAQDGLSTVKNVLAATVKLSSGGMASGRWRSMSAPVNKNNKSANGIPLAMARATGATLSPRGVTNPVAPPVCDPVAMCPSWLPPSVRFDTLSKGNWTGTTAWVQVNGVPYGLRGETISAQYVLLVLNRQTLAAEDFEWFSSGAGAAVTGYIANAKYTSQDLVIIGTGSGSNGVDNGLDTSSIGGTNFNNIPGNVPFPKSYMIVGSGGQASGTAYESIQPLGSTQPANAFATGSLQEDANGNYNFQSSDIVEYAIEPQDPANFANPTIRMNVPANLQVNGETQVEFLADAFAGQNGLWMLVLDRATLMPPFNVNNTSACYDFAPGAPTRVMANCGAFYAVGGGNSNIDGEWQALAIALSTVTSDQIVLLQSIGTVGSTSLAQTVESGSGVNSGFLQFAQAFEKLGGTPYAIAGPTYTNQDNYAFVGYLGAGNALTGGATELSTAFPGQIGVLHGTLQKNSNGAYRPAQTSPEQQGLFNAKGGLGDSDFLLSIASYQQPVEWPSNSATVLLPGATTIAGQQAAFRFISHWLLAGYYMKTIQGPHQDDIHFFFSGSTNTSINYQTMDPANLPSPGVGTWSTYGCTSFDGSTCTFQAIGDSAPSTFTVSDFNAVKTQMSLEVICLTNSLQYLVTGSTNLKDVVASGNANVSLALSAAANSIEGSGMGNLDAQTLASKNVTFSWQALVSTIGGIAEAAANLASGGELTPLWETLNPALQSTLKQAAAGANAVGGIMSAVGSAASIRTTTDTLSTSPQPFAPLTITVGELASQNLQSPVMAGFDTAVDNLTSDWGRLSLIGPRVVNVNDPTFFAPNQVQQVNTINALTTSSAQTFYSSLVPTVYNLHYWSGVQWTQPVAGVFQPTVGGGKGAYDQDLKCYAFYLNPSTNGGTSNPLGTLSLYQGITLPTMGGGNHPFSEDLGNYDFWVVDSTVSQAGSTATTIATMNSDLAESLFSSTALNIPMFQFFSSNGPMASVTKDASQDNISGFSADNICDASAYGPQVSSGAPSPVGSPSPGGPVVTTTTLISPTSGVLGHDIVLTAQVMTANQAVASGKVYILVDGTVVGSPALGSDGTASLTISGGLALGTHKVEANSAPGSGYSPSSAQASTFTVYSESADIAISMANTPVNVSYTSSSSPVAVQIGSIAGLAGNVVLSCTGLPVGLACSFNAQSTMLAANGSVNATVQIGPSPTAQAAATISIARKISLAVLLLPLFGLGGLRRGRSAVRLTVLLIIAAGVSAVAITGCSGGSSNPAPVRETGKKTITINASVGSVSRSIGMNINIQ from the coding sequence ATGCAAATCCAGAGCAGGTTTTACTTCATCGCAACTATCCTCGCCACGCTTGCATTCGGAGCGGTTGGCACATCGCAGACGGTACCTGCAAATCCCAACCAAACGCCAGCGGGCTTCAGCCCAGTTTTCGCGGGCAAATTCTTTCAGAACCCAAAGACGGGCTCACATTTAAGTGCAAACACCATCAGCATCGACGCTGATTCGGGCACTCCAACGAGGGGACAAACCTTCACATTGCATCTGCCTTCGGACGCTGTCATTGGCTCGTTGAAGGTGATTCTGAACGGCCACGATATTAGCGATCGCTTCCGCGGCACATCATCAATCCTGTCTGCTCAGGATGGACTTAGCACGGTAAAAAATGTATTGGCGGCAACCGTAAAACTCTCGTCAGGCGGCATGGCGAGCGGGCGCTGGAGATCCATGAGCGCTCCCGTGAATAAAAACAATAAGTCTGCAAATGGAATTCCCTTGGCTATGGCGAGGGCCACCGGAGCGACTCTCTCTCCCAGGGGCGTTACGAACCCAGTGGCACCCCCGGTATGCGACCCCGTTGCCATGTGCCCCTCGTGGCTGCCTCCGTCGGTCCGCTTCGACACTCTGTCGAAGGGAAACTGGACAGGGACTACTGCCTGGGTCCAGGTCAATGGCGTCCCTTACGGCTTGCGGGGCGAAACAATATCCGCGCAATATGTCCTTCTCGTCCTCAATCGTCAAACTCTTGCAGCTGAGGATTTTGAGTGGTTTAGCAGTGGCGCCGGCGCGGCTGTCACCGGCTACATCGCAAACGCAAAATACACCTCACAAGACTTAGTAATTATTGGAACAGGATCAGGCTCCAATGGAGTCGACAATGGATTGGATACCAGTTCCATCGGAGGGACAAACTTCAACAACATACCTGGTAATGTCCCTTTCCCGAAGAGCTATATGATAGTCGGGTCGGGTGGGCAGGCGTCTGGTACAGCTTACGAAAGCATACAGCCTCTCGGAAGCACACAGCCTGCCAATGCATTCGCCACCGGCTCACTACAGGAAGATGCGAACGGCAACTACAACTTTCAGTCGTCCGACATCGTGGAGTACGCAATAGAGCCACAAGACCCGGCCAATTTCGCCAATCCAACCATCAGGATGAACGTGCCCGCAAATCTCCAGGTAAATGGGGAAACACAGGTAGAATTCCTAGCAGATGCTTTCGCAGGTCAGAATGGCCTCTGGATGCTTGTTCTTGATCGCGCAACTCTCATGCCACCCTTCAACGTCAACAATACTAGTGCCTGCTATGACTTTGCTCCTGGAGCCCCTACGCGCGTGATGGCGAATTGCGGAGCGTTCTATGCGGTCGGGGGGGGCAATAGCAACATCGACGGTGAATGGCAGGCCCTGGCCATTGCATTGTCTACGGTGACGAGTGATCAGATCGTATTGCTGCAATCCATCGGCACCGTAGGTTCGACCTCACTGGCTCAGACAGTGGAATCTGGGAGCGGCGTAAATAGCGGCTTCCTGCAATTTGCTCAGGCCTTTGAAAAGTTAGGCGGAACACCGTATGCGATAGCCGGACCGACCTACACGAATCAGGATAACTATGCCTTTGTGGGGTACCTCGGAGCAGGAAATGCTTTGACCGGCGGCGCGACTGAGTTATCAACCGCTTTTCCCGGTCAAATTGGAGTGCTGCACGGGACTCTACAAAAAAATTCAAATGGGGCCTACCGACCGGCCCAAACTTCTCCAGAGCAACAGGGGCTATTCAACGCTAAGGGTGGCCTAGGCGACTCCGATTTCTTGTTGAGCATTGCTTCTTATCAACAACCCGTAGAGTGGCCGTCCAACAGCGCAACGGTGCTTCTACCGGGCGCGACGACGATTGCGGGACAACAAGCCGCCTTCCGGTTCATTAGCCATTGGCTCCTCGCCGGCTACTACATGAAAACAATACAAGGGCCGCATCAGGATGATATCCACTTTTTCTTCAGTGGATCCACCAACACATCGATCAACTATCAAACGATGGATCCGGCCAACCTCCCATCGCCAGGTGTCGGCACATGGAGTACATATGGCTGCACGTCTTTCGACGGATCGACCTGTACCTTTCAAGCCATCGGCGACAGTGCACCCTCTACGTTTACTGTGAGCGACTTCAATGCGGTAAAGACGCAGATGTCTCTTGAGGTTATTTGTCTCACCAACTCCCTGCAATATCTGGTGACCGGGTCTACGAACCTGAAGGATGTGGTGGCGTCAGGAAACGCAAATGTAAGCCTCGCGCTGAGCGCCGCCGCGAACTCCATTGAAGGTAGCGGTATGGGGAATCTCGACGCCCAGACGCTTGCTAGCAAAAATGTAACCTTTAGCTGGCAAGCGCTCGTATCCACAATCGGCGGCATCGCGGAAGCCGCGGCGAATCTTGCTTCTGGTGGCGAACTCACTCCCCTTTGGGAAACGTTAAACCCCGCGTTGCAGTCGACGCTAAAGCAGGCTGCAGCTGGGGCGAACGCGGTTGGAGGCATCATGAGCGCTGTGGGAAGCGCCGCTTCGATCAGAACAACTACGGATACTCTATCCACATCGCCGCAGCCATTCGCGCCGTTGACCATAACAGTTGGTGAACTAGCTTCTCAGAATCTTCAGAGTCCAGTTATGGCAGGCTTTGATACCGCGGTTGATAACCTCACGTCCGATTGGGGGCGCCTAAGCCTGATTGGCCCTAGGGTTGTGAATGTTAATGATCCAACATTTTTCGCGCCCAATCAGGTTCAGCAAGTGAATACTATCAACGCCCTAACCACCTCCTCCGCACAAACCTTTTATTCTTCTCTGGTTCCCACGGTTTATAACCTGCATTACTGGAGCGGGGTTCAATGGACACAACCCGTCGCAGGTGTCTTTCAACCAACAGTGGGGGGAGGAAAGGGAGCTTACGATCAGGACCTAAAATGCTATGCTTTCTACCTGAATCCATCCACGAATGGCGGCACGAGCAACCCGCTTGGAACGTTGTCTCTTTACCAAGGTATTACGCTTCCCACTATGGGCGGAGGGAACCACCCGTTCTCAGAAGATCTGGGCAACTACGATTTTTGGGTTGTAGATAGCACCGTTTCGCAAGCAGGTTCCACGGCGACGACGATCGCAACTATGAATAGTGATTTGGCGGAAAGTCTCTTCTCGTCAACCGCACTGAACATCCCAATGTTCCAGTTCTTCAGCAGCAACGGACCGATGGCCTCGGTGACGAAGGACGCCAGCCAAGATAATATCTCAGGCTTCAGCGCAGATAACATCTGCGATGCGAGCGCCTACGGACCCCAAGTAAGTTCAGGCGCGCCCTCTCCCGTAGGTTCGCCCTCTCCCGGAGGACCAGTCGTTACGACCACAACACTGATAAGTCCCACATCAGGTGTGCTCGGGCACGATATTGTTCTCACAGCTCAGGTCATGACTGCAAATCAAGCCGTTGCTTCAGGAAAGGTCTATATCCTGGTCGATGGTACCGTGGTTGGTAGTCCCGCGCTGGGGTCTGACGGAACAGCTTCCTTGACAATCTCTGGCGGTCTGGCGCTAGGAACACACAAGGTCGAGGCAAATTCCGCGCCTGGCTCCGGATACAGTCCCTCGAGCGCCCAAGCATCAACATTTACGGTGTACTCAGAAAGTGCTGACATCGCCATCTCGATGGCAAACACCCCTGTGAATGTTTCCTACACCTCGTCTTCGAGTCCAGTTGCTGTCCAGATCGGTTCGATAGCCGGTTTAGCCGGCAACGTCGTACTTTCCTGCACGGGCCTTCCTGTCGGATTAGCTTGTAGCTTTAACGCACAATCGACGATGTTAGCGGCCAACGGAAGCGTGAATGCGACAGTGCAGATCGGTCCAAGCCCGACTGCGCAGGCTGCTGCTACGATTTCCATCGCTAGGAAGATTTCTCTTGCGGTTCTTTTGCTCCCCCTGTTTGGTCTGGGTGGTCTGCGAAGAGGTCGTTCCGCGGTAAGACTGACTGTGCTGCTCATCATTGCAGCTGGTGTAAGCGCAGTGGCAATTACCGGCTGCAGCGGAGGTTCATCCAACCCGGCGCCTGTACGCGAAACCGGTAAAAAAACGATCACGATCAACGCAAGCGTTGGATCGGTATCGCGAAGTATTGGCATGAATATTAACATTCAATAA
- a CDS encoding beta-galactosidase trimerization domain-containing protein has product QELGKEFEKAAPVLAGTTLVAQVSLLHSYESRWAINWQRHNQHYDPIEAIKSFYAPLKHQAGNVDIASPDTDFTHYKLVIAPALNLLTETQATRLIAYVQNGGHLVLGQRSAMKNGENGLERQPGPFHELLGGQVLQFYALADPVPVKGTWGSGESRLCAEQLKVEGSDTDVLLRYRRSNGWLDDQPAAVTRVAGKGKLHI; this is encoded by the coding sequence TGCAGGAGCTGGGGAAAGAGTTCGAAAAAGCGGCTCCCGTTCTGGCCGGCACTACTCTGGTCGCGCAGGTCTCGTTGCTCCATTCTTATGAGAGTCGATGGGCCATTAATTGGCAAAGGCACAATCAGCATTACGATCCGATTGAAGCGATCAAGTCATTTTATGCCCCGCTCAAACATCAAGCTGGAAACGTCGACATCGCATCGCCAGACACTGATTTTACGCACTATAAACTCGTGATTGCACCGGCACTCAATCTTCTGACTGAAACACAAGCTACGCGTCTGATCGCCTACGTGCAAAATGGCGGTCACCTTGTGTTGGGACAGCGAAGTGCCATGAAAAACGGAGAGAACGGGCTGGAGCGTCAACCCGGTCCCTTCCACGAGCTGCTGGGTGGCCAGGTTTTGCAATTCTACGCGCTCGCCGATCCAGTCCCTGTCAAAGGCACATGGGGAAGCGGTGAATCGCGTTTGTGCGCTGAACAGCTGAAAGTAGAAGGCAGCGATACCGATGTCTTGCTGCGGTATCGCAGGAGCAACGGATGGCTCGATGACCAGCCAGCTGCTGTCACACGCGTGGCCGGCAAGGGAAAATTACATATATAG
- a CDS encoding sensor histidine kinase, with the protein MKFATHKIQFLVWLIVTMFFGMAPPASAQLRIFPKQNTVFRQWTADQGLPDDTIHAIAQTPDRYLWLATSNGLARFDGARFRTFDHTNTPELHEDDISALASGSDGSLWIGTDGGGIVSLKDGRFSSIDKRVGLTNGFVRSVCELSSGSILIGTDDGVFLYDGKIVSRLDATSAFPRITVGAVLLAQDGSVWIGGSRLVHYVDGVAHDVLLEIGSSQLNIKTIHELSKTGLLVGTVGGLFLLRQDQGDPIPSTVPLYIGEDTVRDIETEANGAFWVATTKRALLKFVGLKPEQIDLPPHADNKVALCLFRDSNHDLWIGTQTGLLQMRETEVSTLPIKQAQTADSGTVFQDKSGSLWFTYSGIYRYHNEHLERVLPTGLPSQVSIHNVFIDTAERLWIGTDGAGVYLYQNRRLLHLGFLQGLINNFINVIRQADDGSVWIGTDGGLTRFTFAGGSVRGTKLMGYASVRDMVELPNHDMLIGTDQGLTWLRNGRDVSNLYPQRLAGAHVWSLLQAQNGDIWIGSGNEGLYLMRRDRIFHWNVGRGLPINRILKVLEDTQHQLWISTSVGVLTAPESAFDPADISEMRFPLSSFVPNSELNSAQLYGGIQDAGAVSDDGHVWLPGLHGPIRMPITFHMRNVAIQPVIEEIVANGAELSPSSSVSLKPGTMRLSIHFLTVMPYSPSSIRYQYKLDGVDRDWVPTNGLERAEYTNIPSGSHTFSVRVFDVTQPGRTWQTGLTIVQLPHVYEKPWFRILSLICLIAMAWPIHLWRLHILRLRYRSALEERARMARELHDTLIQGCTSVFALLDAHTLVNVETENEASLLRYAKAQMRETIDHARRAVWNLRSEHTSVELSSRLRELSAQFRKDFSLPVSVSICGRPYPLSAEHEHEVLMVVREALYNVARHAEAHSCTLTLLYTDGCLDVCIMDDGRGFDSRERFRDDSLHYGVIGMQERMTRIGAGFSIESEVGVGTRVQMKIQRSQR; encoded by the coding sequence ATGAAGTTCGCGACGCATAAGATTCAGTTCCTCGTCTGGTTGATAGTAACGATGTTCTTTGGGATGGCTCCGCCAGCCAGCGCGCAGTTGCGGATATTCCCAAAACAGAACACGGTGTTCCGACAGTGGACAGCAGACCAAGGCTTGCCTGACGACACCATCCATGCGATTGCACAGACACCTGACCGCTATTTATGGTTAGCAACATCCAATGGGCTAGCGCGCTTTGATGGCGCCCGGTTTCGCACCTTCGATCACACGAATACCCCAGAACTCCACGAAGACGATATCTCTGCGCTGGCAAGTGGATCTGATGGCTCTCTTTGGATTGGAACCGATGGTGGAGGGATTGTTAGTCTCAAGGATGGCCGCTTCTCATCAATCGACAAGCGCGTTGGATTGACGAATGGATTCGTCAGAAGCGTCTGTGAGCTATCAAGTGGATCGATCTTGATCGGAACTGACGACGGCGTTTTTCTTTATGACGGGAAAATAGTATCGAGGTTGGACGCGACCTCGGCTTTTCCGCGAATCACCGTTGGAGCAGTCTTGCTCGCCCAGGATGGGTCCGTCTGGATCGGCGGATCGCGACTCGTCCATTATGTTGACGGGGTGGCACATGACGTCTTGCTAGAGATTGGCTCCTCGCAGCTGAATATTAAGACGATACACGAGCTTTCAAAGACAGGTTTGTTAGTGGGAACCGTAGGTGGGCTCTTCTTATTGAGACAAGATCAGGGCGATCCAATCCCATCCACTGTGCCCCTTTATATAGGGGAAGATACCGTGCGCGATATCGAAACTGAAGCCAACGGAGCATTTTGGGTGGCGACAACCAAACGCGCGTTGCTTAAGTTCGTGGGACTAAAACCAGAGCAGATCGATCTGCCCCCTCATGCAGACAACAAAGTAGCTCTTTGCCTCTTCCGCGATTCAAATCACGATCTCTGGATAGGGACCCAGACAGGGTTGCTGCAGATGCGGGAGACTGAAGTTAGCACATTACCGATTAAGCAAGCACAAACTGCCGATTCCGGCACCGTCTTTCAAGACAAGTCGGGTTCCTTGTGGTTCACTTACTCAGGAATCTACAGATATCATAATGAACATCTTGAACGCGTCCTACCTACAGGTCTGCCATCGCAAGTGTCGATACACAATGTCTTCATAGACACGGCGGAGCGTCTTTGGATCGGGACGGACGGGGCGGGCGTCTATTTGTATCAAAATCGACGCTTGCTTCATCTCGGGTTCCTGCAAGGACTCATTAACAACTTCATAAACGTCATTCGTCAGGCAGATGATGGAAGCGTCTGGATCGGGACGGACGGTGGACTTACACGATTCACGTTTGCCGGTGGTTCGGTTCGGGGAACAAAACTTATGGGATATGCTTCGGTTCGGGATATGGTCGAATTGCCCAACCACGATATGCTCATCGGAACCGATCAGGGGCTGACGTGGCTACGAAATGGACGTGATGTATCCAACCTTTATCCGCAAAGGTTAGCCGGCGCTCATGTCTGGAGCCTGCTTCAAGCTCAGAATGGAGACATCTGGATTGGTTCTGGAAATGAGGGCCTTTATCTCATGCGCAGGGACCGGATCTTTCACTGGAATGTTGGCCGGGGCCTGCCGATCAATCGAATATTGAAGGTTCTAGAGGATACTCAGCATCAACTGTGGATCAGTACGTCCGTCGGAGTTCTAACTGCGCCAGAGAGCGCGTTCGATCCAGCGGACATATCTGAAATGCGGTTCCCGTTAAGTTCCTTCGTGCCCAATTCAGAATTGAATAGTGCACAGCTATATGGGGGGATTCAAGATGCTGGGGCAGTAAGTGACGACGGTCATGTCTGGCTACCAGGTCTGCACGGACCTATTCGAATGCCGATCACTTTCCATATGCGAAACGTCGCCATTCAGCCGGTAATTGAAGAGATTGTGGCAAATGGCGCCGAACTTTCTCCATCATCATCCGTAAGTCTCAAGCCCGGGACCATGCGGCTCTCTATCCATTTTCTCACGGTGATGCCGTACTCACCGAGCAGCATTCGTTACCAGTACAAACTCGATGGAGTTGACAGGGATTGGGTGCCCACCAATGGCCTGGAGAGGGCCGAATATACCAATATTCCTTCCGGATCTCATACATTCTCCGTCCGGGTCTTTGACGTCACTCAGCCAGGCAGGACATGGCAAACTGGTTTGACAATAGTTCAACTGCCTCATGTTTATGAAAAACCTTGGTTCCGCATTCTCTCCCTTATATGTCTCATTGCGATGGCTTGGCCCATTCATTTATGGCGTTTGCACATCCTGCGGCTCCGATATCGTTCCGCCTTGGAGGAACGTGCCAGAATGGCCAGGGAGCTTCATGACACCTTGATTCAAGGTTGCACGAGCGTTTTCGCGCTCCTGGATGCTCATACGCTTGTCAACGTCGAAACGGAAAATGAAGCATCGCTCCTTAGATACGCAAAAGCGCAGATGCGAGAGACAATCGATCACGCGAGACGGGCGGTGTGGAACCTCAGGAGTGAGCACACATCTGTCGAATTAAGCTCCCGTCTTCGCGAACTTTCGGCACAGTTTCGTAAAGACTTCTCGCTTCCTGTATCGGTGTCGATTTGCGGACGGCCCTATCCTCTGTCTGCTGAACATGAACATGAAGTGCTCATGGTGGTTCGGGAGGCTCTTTATAACGTCGCCCGGCACGCAGAAGCGCATTCCTGCACGTTGACGCTCCTGTACACAGACGGTTGTCTAGATGTGTGCATCATGGATGACGGGCGCGGATTCGATTCGCGGGAGAGATTTCGGGACGACAGCCTTCATTACGGAGTCATCGGCATGCAAGAAAGGATGACGCGAATTGGAGCAGGCTTTTCGATCGAGTCGGAGGTTGGCGTCGGCACCCGAGTGCAGATGAAAATTCAGCGCTCACAGCGATGA